In a single window of the Cryptococcus neoformans var. neoformans JEC21 chromosome 11 sequence genome:
- a CDS encoding early growth response protein 1 (egr-1), putative, which translates to MLSDQGKLQPFKCAVCLRRFTRMENLKRHSKLHDDTSERPTFPCGRCTATFSRADLRRRHLASKHGEEKSTSRSPRELPSVSSGVNESHERRESVSVTNFSPIITAQPISITSPRPLPSALEAALTFDFGVNEFSSDATWNSTQEVDNSPSRHTSQSQTSASSIPNYHAHSSIGSISMTSVDLQARLSQSPLSAIPPSVEEAIQNPAFIFASLESFFSHAAHIFPFIHRATFDARSCHPSLLFGMMCIGLHMKGEDSGDVDQQRAIYCYKAGLRALDGVMEITQEKSTDTLTTIQAHLLLEMYAIMALCGSHTMQGLRLHSQCVELSRKAGLMESYPTKPSVTQDLDSLWRQFVRAESHKRTLYSLYGFDSAWYHFLSRPRCLSHLEIKHELPCGNDLWNACTPTEWAHRSLIASSLCSRDDSSSTRMRFLDMVRAAFVNQVEDPLPLPLDSTGASLMTHFVLASVREMTGWTTMTGRSCFERFEALLASMVRLEPLVTVQNAKLETPASAAAEATWRMSMIELLLWSQSHTGGLVEDSIDAALAAITTLGANNPIELTAQIIQSVEQHITWFLLYLQRTSSPTSPSLQSESPLLTFYLFKATIIAWQIVKSGGSSPLEVVGVEDEEGLLNWMKKMFRMRKKWGVGRSAMRCLGDLHVQNVL; encoded by the exons ATGCTTTCCGACCAAGGGAAACTTCAGCCCTTCAAGTGTGCAGTATGTTTGAGGCGCTTCACCAGGATG GAAAATCTGAAGCGCCATTCAAAACTACACGACGATACAAGCGAACGACCAACTTTTCCCTGCGGCCGGTGTACTGCTACATTTTCTCGAGCAGACCTTAGAAGACGACATCTAGCAAGTAAAcatggagaggagaagagtacGAGTCGTAGTCCGAGGGAACTACCATCTGTCTCAAGCGGTGTAAACGAGAGTCATGAAAGGCGAGAGAGCGTTTCTGTTACGAACTTCTCACCCATCATCACTGCTCAGCCCATTTCTATAACATCTCCTCGGCCACTACCTTCTGCTCTTGAAGCAGCACTCACATTTGACTTTGGCGTCAATGAGTTCTCATCAGATGCCACATGGAACTCCACACAGGAGGTCGATaattctccttctcgacaTACCTCGCAGTCCCAGACGTCGGCCTCTTCGATTCCCAATTACCATGCCCATTCTTCCATTGGGAGTATCAGCATGACTTCTGTTGATCTTCAAGCACGCTTATCTCAGTCTCCTTTGTCTGCCATTCCCCCTTCtgttgaagaagccatTCAAAATCCTGCATTCATCTTCGCATCACTTgaatccttcttctcgcatGCTGCCCATATATTCCCTTTCATCCATCGAGCTACATTTGACGCCCGATCATGTCACCCAAGCCTATTATTTGGGATGATGTGTATTGGGCTACATatgaaaggagaagacagTGGAGACGTTGACCAACAGAGGGCAATTTATTGCTATAAGGCGGGTCTGAGGGCTTTGGATGGAGTGATGGAGATTACACAAGAAAAGTCCACGGACACGCTAACGACCATTCAAGCACATCTGCTTTTAGAGATGTACGCGATAATGGCACTGTGTGGGAGCCATACTATGCAGGGGCTACGATTACACTCGCAATGCGTTGAG CTCTCTCGGAAAGCAGGTCTGATGGAATCATATCCTACCAAACCGTCCGTCACCCAAGACCTTGACTCTCTCTGGCGCCAGTTCGTCCGTGCGGAATCCCATAAACGTACTCTGTACTCCCTTTACGGATTCGATTCCGCTTGGTACCATTTCCTCTCTCGACCACGCTGCCTTTCCCATCTCGAAATTAAACATGAGCTTCCATGCGGCAACGACCTCTGGAACGCTTGTACACCTACTGAATGGGCTCACCGCTCCCTCATTGCATCTTCCCTTTGTTCTCGCGATGACAGCTCGTCAACAAGGATGCGATTCCTTGATATGGTTCGTGCTGCCTTTGTCAACCAGGTGGAAGACCCTCTACCTCTCCCACTTGACTCCACAGGGGCGTCACTCATGACTCACTTTGTCCTGGCTTCTGTCAGGGAAATGACAGGATGGACGACCATGACAGGCCGCTCCTGTTTTGAGCGCTTTGAAGCACTTCTCGCGTCAATGGTAAGGCTGGAGCCGCTAGTGACCGTACAAAATGCCAAGTTGGAGACGCCTGCGAGTGCAGCCGCGGAAGCGACTTGGAGGATGAGCATGATTGAGTTATTGTTATGGTCTCAAAGCCATACAGGGGGATTGGTTGAAGATTCCATTGATGCAGCTCTAGCGGCAAT AACGACATTGGGGGCCAATAACCCTATCGAACTCACTGCACAGATCATCCAATCAGTCGAACAACACATCACCTGGTTCCTCCTCTACCTCCAACGCacatcctctcccacctctcCCTCACTTCAGTCGGAATCGCCGCTACTTACATTTTACCTCTTCAAGGCGACAATCATCGCTTGGCAGATCGTAAAAAGTGGAGGATCGAGTCCGTTGGAAGTCGTGGGAgtagaggatgaagaagggctATtgaattggatgaagaagatgtttaGGATGCGCAAGAAGTGGGGGGTAGGACGTTCTGCAATGAGATGTCTGGGTGATCTGCATGTGCAGAATGTGTTGTAA